Proteins from a genomic interval of Crassostrea angulata isolate pt1a10 chromosome 7, ASM2561291v2, whole genome shotgun sequence:
- the LOC128156889 gene encoding beta-secretase 1-like has translation MVTGPHCSRKRSLIYDTCKWILAFTLLVNTFHVNAGSFPTLPLKVGYIHNVGHDRYRRSDQFQSQRNNLKGKPGQGYYVEMEIGTPPQKINVLIDTGSSNFAIAATPDPDIDKFFQRENSSTYSLIGTSVYVPYTQGNWKGTLGSDLVTLTSLPNVTVTANIAFITESKQFFINGSNWQGILGLAYSSIARPDQSVTPFLDSLIDNTGISDVFSIQLCGDKFEQQTDKDVELGGTITFGGVDPKLHSGPVFFTNIHKQWYYEVVIVDVQVNGESINLDCKEYNFPKTIVDSGTTDLRLPNKVYTSVIDHIKNYVQNSPKAPALTHGFWTGDIDLCYKDGAIPYDIFPFVALGFAENDQQSFKIIVAPQQYIKSVGKDDENPDEICFKLGIASSSSGTVIGAVVMEGFYVVFDRQSNRIGFADTTCPAVAQQFNRSHMSGPYQFSGSIGNCAYAKPEKSNKTLTIVAYVLAGICGACILPLLFLFVQYQWRTSKCYEKFKRQNSDGDSNDLIDEPSFMHES, from the exons ATGGTAACAGGCCCGCATTGCAGCAGGAAAAGAAGTCTTATTTATGATACGTGCAAGTGGATCCTTGCCTTTACGTTGTTGGTCAATACATTCCATGTGAATGCTGGGTCATTTCCTACACTTCCTCTAAAAGTTGGATACATCCATAATGTCGGACATGATAGATATAGAAGAAGTGATCAATTTCAAAGTCAGAGAAACAACCTGAAAGGAAAACCGGGTCAAGGCTACTATGTGGAGATGGAGATAGGAACACCTCCACAAAAA ATCAATGTACTCATTGACACAGGAAGTAGTAATTTTGCAATTGCTGCCACCCCTGACCcagatattgataaatttttccAGAGGGAAAA ctCTTCAACCTATTCACTTATAGGAACCTCAGTGTATGTACCATACACACAGGGAAACTGGAAGGGAACTTTGGGGTCAGATctagtgaccttgacctcacTCCCTAATGTCACGGTGACAGCCAATATTGCCTTCATTACAGAGTCAAAGCAGTTTTTCATCAATGGGTCAAACTGGCAAGGCATTCTTGGATTAGCTTATAGTAGCATAGCCAGG CCAGACCAATCTGTGACCCCTTTCCTGGACTCCCTGATCGACAACACAGGCATAAGTGACGTTTTTTCTATACAGCTCTGTGGGGACAAGTTTGAGCAACAGACAGACAAGGATGTGGAATTAGGAGGCACTATT ACATTTGGAGGGGTGGATCCAAAGCTACACAGTGGACCTGTGTTCTTCACCAACATACACAAACAGTGGTACTATGAGGTCGTCATTGTGGATGTACAGGTCAATGGAGAGAGCATCAACCTGGACTGTAAAGAG tATAATTTCCCAAAGACCATTGTTGACAGTGGAACAACAGACCTGAGATTACCAAACAAGGTGTACACATCTGTCATTGACCACATCAAAAACTATGTACAG AATTCCCCCAAGGCTCCTGCCTTGACTCATGGATTCTGGACTGGAGACATTGATCTTTGCTATAAAGACGGGGCAATTCCCTACGACATTTTCCCATTTGTTGCCTTAGGGTTTGCAGAGAATGACCAACAGTCCTTCAAGATCATTGTTGCTCCACAG CAATACATTAAATCTGTAGGGAAAGATGATGAAAATCCAGATGAAATATGCTTCAAGCTTGGTATTGCAAGTTCTTCTTCTG GTACAGTCATTGGAGCAGTTGTGATGGAGGGTTTCTATGTGGTCTTTGATAGACAGAGCAATAGAATAGGGTTCGCTGACACAACCTGCCCAGCGGTGGCCCAGCAGTTCAACCGGTCGCACATGTCTGGTCCTTACCAGTTTTCAG GTTCCATAGGGAACTGTGCCTATGCTAAACCAGAGAAATCCAATAAGACCCTGACGATAGTAGCGTACGTTTTGGCGGGAATCTGCGGAGCCTGCATTCTGCCCTTGCTTTTCCTCTTCGTTCAGTACCAGTGGCGGACATCGAAGTGTTATGAAAAATTCAAACGACAAAATTCGGATGGAGACTCAAACGATCTGATCGATGAACCATCATTTATGCATGAATCGTAA